In a genomic window of Rhopalosiphum maidis isolate BTI-1 chromosome 4, ASM367621v3, whole genome shotgun sequence:
- the LOC113556978 gene encoding cyclin-K, which produces MAFWYFDKDELHRTASAQDGIPHERESRYRQEGARFIIDAGTKMDLGYNTMATGVVYFHRFYMYHSFKTFPRYLTACCCLFLAGKVEETPKKCKDIIKLAKAILPEDKYETLGLDPKEEVMVLERILLQTIKFDLQVDHPYQFLLKYAKCLKGDKTKLTKMVQMAWTFVNDSLCTTLCLQWEPEIIAVSLIYLACKLSKFELNDWQGRTPNHLRWWDMFVQGMNMDLLEDICHQVLDLYSTPDKNAPPSPPCQEKFIVPKKVVPPQSIYQKLLLQKMAAKYMLTPEQAMQAAITKNVKLITTPNTSPAKQLLPMPPGIKPSISNVPQKPQNAQKPFLPPPPTPPKLLLQQPPLKRPPPLPSTRPPLPTMPPPPPPPSLPPPPPAPNQMLMPQGVTQLPPPPMQPPPPIPPAGFPPMYPYPPLQNPAQSFANSMFSQPPNMISSVPGQYRPHETMGSIQFIGDSVPPRQPYGDNYNQRENMTQPPPQPFGEFDMQDTYEENRQKYNESRAFNRDGAFVGGSYGNGSQHFVDGGPHYSSESGQHYVDGGSQHYSDPAYLQFRGNTPNKRGFNTRTNRPPPPPPQYQNRQVRHHPYQRR; this is translated from the exons ATGGCCTTTTGGTATTTTGACAAGGACGAGCTCCATCGGACCGCCTCTGCTCAAGACGGCATACCGCATGAGAGGGAGTCCAGGTACCGCCAAGAAGGAGCAAGGTTCATCATAGACGCTGGCACGAAGATGGACTTGGGCTACAACACGATGGCCACTGGTGTTGTTTACTTTCATCGTTTTTACATGTATCATTCGTTCAAAACATTTCCTAGATAT ctTACAGCTTGCTGTTGTCTTTTTCTTGCGGGTAAAGTAGAAGAAACTCCAAAGAAATGTAAAGACATAATAAAGTTGGCTAAAGCAATATTACCTGAGGACAAATATGAAACCCTTGGATTAGACCCCaag gaaGAAGTAATGGTACTTGAACGTATATTGTtgcaaacaattaaatttgatcTACAAGTTGATCATccatatcaatttttattaaagtatgctaaatgtttaaaag gcGATAAGACTAAACTAACTAAAATGGTTCAAATGGCTTGGACATTTGTAAATGATAG cTTATGTACAACACTTTGTCTTCAGTGGGAACCAGAGATTATAGcagtttcattaatatatttagcatGTAAACTGAGTAAATTTGAACTCAATGATTGGCAGGGTCGTACGCCAAATCATTTACGTTGGTGGGATATGTTTGTCCAAGGAATGAATATGGATTTACTTGAAG atatttgtcATCAAGTTCTAGATCTTTATTCAACACCAGACAAAAATGCACCACCATCACCTCCATGCCaagaaaaatttattgttCCAAAGAAAGTTGTACCTCCTCAATCCATTTATCAGaaactattattacaaaaaatggcTGCTAAATACA tgCTTACACCTGAACAAGCAATGCAAGCAGCTATAacgaaaaatgtgaaattgatAACTACTCCAAATACTTCACCGGCCAAGCAATTATTACCCATGCCACCAGGAATTAAACCGTCAATTTCTAATGTTCCACAAAAGCCTCAAAATgctcaaaaaccatttttaccaCCACCTCCTACACCaccaaaattgttattacaacAGCCGCCCTTAAAACGACCACCCCCACTTCCATCAACAAGACCCCCATTGCCTACAatgccaccaccaccacctccTCCATCATTACCACCCCCTCCACCAGCACCAAACCAAATGTTAATGCCACAAGGTGTTACTCAATTGCCACCACCACCCATGCAACCACCACCACCAATACCACCCGCTGGTTTCCCCCCCATGTATCCTTATCCACCACTTCAAAATCCAGCACAATCGTTCGCGAACTCTATGTTTTCTCAACCTCCAAATATGATATCCTCAGTGCCTGGGCAATATCGCCCACATGAAACAATGGGTTCTATTCAGTTCATTGGCGATTCTGTTCCTCCAAGACAGCCTTATggtgataattataatcaaagagAAAACATGACACAGCCACCACCACAGCCGTTTGGCGAATTTGATATGCAAGATACATACGAAGAAAACAGACAAAAATACAACGAAAGTCGTGCATTCAATCGAGATGGCGCCTTTGTTGGTGGTAGCTATGGTAATGGATCTCAACATTTTGTTGACGGTGGTCCACATTATAGTAGTGAAAGTGGTCAGCATTATGTCGACGGTGGGAGTCAACATTATTCAGATCCAGCTTATTTACAGTTCAGGGGAAATACGCCAAATAAACGTGGTTTTAATACCAGAACTAATCGACCTCCACCTCCTCCACCACAATACCAAAACAGACAAGTTCGGCATCATCCATATCAAAGACGATAG
- the LOC113556191 gene encoding palmitoleoyl-protein carboxylesterase NOTUM, translating to MDITQVLLVVSGVFLTCEPIGAQDDSSLTYRVSADRIVQDTSNYVETRSAEQKFLKKYMLSPDVTCNDGSPAGFYVRHSNYSKTWIVFLEEGWCCYDKQSCDERWSRAEYLMSSKEWPETRTVGGILSNNAAENPYWWQANHVFVPYCTSDIWSGRRAEPQHGSKFTFMGSIVIKQVIRELLTIGMANANALILSGSSAGGVGVMLNLDPIQKMLRQYSGMSVHGITDSGWFVDQRPYHFEDEGGASTSPIEAVKLGIPYWHSQIPSRCRNLYINEPSKCFIGYKIYPTLSVPLFVFQWLYDEFQLKNDVGTPVTKQQWDYIHKMGEGLRKSLLNVTSVFAPSCVSHTVLTKKYWKNIKIDSVSLPTALHCWQIETRFAKINGNGNNNNNNNNNNYSNKSRPGRANGNGNRNSGAGGHNKRLTKIDRQTAADNTTKRKQNKMHRNDHRSGAMVHRKRRRHHKNHGGCRHQHIQSCTWPQCNNSCPKLQNPATGEEVDFIELLQSFGVNIPNLSSELGIDMESLIHMDQEELLNLLTQQSN from the exons gtATTACTCGTTGTATCAGGCGTTTTCCTAACCTGTGAACCAATCGGCGCCCAAGATGACTCGTCATTGACGTACCGAGTGTCTGCTGACCGAATTGTACAG gacACCAGTAATTATGTAGAAACTCGAAGCGCGGAgcaaaagtttttgaaaaagtaCATGCTATCGCCTGACGTAACATGCAATGATGGATCCCCAGCAGG ATTTTATGTGCGCCATTCAAACTATAGCAAAACGTGGATAGTGTTTCTTGAAG AGGGTTGGTGTTGTTATGACAAACAGAGCTGTGACGAACGGTGGTCACGAGCCGAGTACCTCATGTCATCAAAAGAATGGCCTGAAACTCGAACAG TCGGAGGAATATTGTCCAATAATGCAGCTGAAAATCCTTACTGGTGGCAGGCAAATCACGT tTTTGTACCATATTGTACTAGTGATATATGGTCAGGTCGAAGAGCAGAACCACAACACGGGTCAAAATTCACTTTTATGGGCTCCATAGTGATTAAGCAAGTCATCAGAGAGCTATTAACTATAGGTATGGCCAATGCCAACGCTCTCATACTCTCAGGAAGcag tgctGGAGGTGTTGGAGTCATGTTGAATCTTGATCCcattcaaaaaatgttgagaCAGTATAGCGGTATGTCAGTTCACGGTATCACGGACTCCGGTTGGTTCGTAGACCAACGGCCGTACCATTTTGAAGACGAAGGGGGTGCGTCGACATCGCCGATCGAAGCCGTGAAACTAGGCATCCCTTACTGGCACAGTCAGATACCATCCAGGTGCCGGAACCTCTACATCAATGAGCCTTCCAAGTGTTTTATCGGTTACAAAATTTATCCTACATTATCGG TCCCGTTATTCGTATTTCAGTGGCTATACGACGAGTTCCAGCTGAAAAACGATGTCGGCACACCAGTCACCAAACAGCAATGGGACTACATACACAAGATGGGCGAAGGGCTTCGAAAATCATTACTAAACGTCAC GTCGGTGTTCGCCCCGTCATGTGTTTCGCATACGGTGCTCACGAAGAAATATTGGAAGAACATCAAGATCGACTCGGTGTCCCTGCCTACGGCGTTGCACTGTTGGCAAATCGAAACGAGGTTCGCAAAGATTAACGGAAATggcaacaacaataacaacaataacaacaataactaCAGCAACAAGTCTAGACCGGGCCGTGCGAACGGCAACGGCAACCGCAACAGCGGTGCGGGAGGCCATAACAAGAGACTGACGAAAATAGATAGGCAGACGGCAGCAGATAATACTACCAAGAGGAAACAGAATAAAATGCACCGCAACGATCATCGATCTGgag CAATGGTTCATAGAAAACGCAGACGTCATCACAAAAACCATGGTGGCTGCAGGCACCAACACATACAGAGCTGCACTTGGCCGCAATGCAACAACTCATGTCCGAAACTTCAAAATCCAGCAACGG GTGAAGAAGTGGACTTCATCGAGTTGCTGCAATCGTTCGGGGTGAATATACCAAACCTGTCATCCGAGCTGGGAATTGACATGGAATCACTGATCCACATGGATCAGGAAGAGCTGCTGAACCTACTCACCCAGCAGTCCAATTAA
- the LOC113557371 gene encoding uncharacterized protein LOC113557371 produces MKLKTISETVNKDELFKKVWNLSADHCMDVVLMMFSHAEGTTLLGTHKLEQFIVTTELCRFTSMMFNRPPLYRPALDCTVANDFVSTEFERYIDLVEDNAYELSSAPNSEVLVIIANNECRKFIFASPRLRPYIMSKECISVIERCLGKGTFSAGQESDMDK; encoded by the exons ATGAAGCTGAAAACCATATCGGAAACTGTAAACAAGGACGAACTGTTCAAAAAG GTGTGGAACCTCTCTGCAGATCATTGTATGGATGTTGTATTAATGATGTTTTCACACGCAGAAGGTACAACACTACTTGGCACACACAAGCTTGAACAATTTATTGTGACTACTGAACTTTGTCGTTTTACCTCGATGATGTTTAATCGTCCACCGTTATACCGTCCTGCTCTAGACTGCACAGTCGCAAATGATTTTGTTTCTACAGAATTTGAACGCTATATTGATTTGGTTGAAGATAAT gcTTATGAATTGTCAAGTGCTCCCAATAGTGAGGTACTTGTTATCATTGCAAACAATGAATGccgcaaatttatttttgcttcTCCACGTTTACGTCCTTATATTATGTCCAAAGAATGCATCTCGGTCATCGAAAGATGCTTAGGCAAAGGCACTTTCTCTGCTGGTCAAGAATCTGATATGGATAAATAG
- the LOC113556980 gene encoding B9 domain-containing protein 1-like: protein MSSSENTSGGVFLVSVVGQIEKGHFSNYDNMYCKYAFVYGPDWEIVTGIEEGISQIAKKSQDERQQVVWNFPLDVSFKSTNPHGWPQLIISVYGLDTFGNDVVRGYGVCHLPVVNGQSSEEMIMFVPESSTTLQKLTSWLTGKRPEYVDARLLARGDGREVTRVRSQGCVWIQFNVVFKDFHHYGFENDNNS from the exons atgtCGAGTAGCGAGAATACGTCAGGTGGCGTGTTTTTGGTCTCGGTCGTCGGTCAGATCGAGAAAGGCCACTTTTCAAACTACGACAATATGTATTGCAAATACGCATTCGTCTACGGACCTGATTGGGAAATCGTCACT GGTATCGAAGAAGGCATATCCCAAATCGCTAAAAAGAGCCAAGACGAAAGGCAACAGGTCGTATGGAATTTTCCATTAGACGTTTCTTTCAAGAGTACCAATCCTCACGGGT GGCCACAGTTAATCATTAGTGTTTATGGATTGGACACTTTTGGGAATGATGTTGTGAGAGGCTATGGAGTATGTCACCTCCCAGTTGTTAATGGACAATCTTCTGAAGA gaTGATTATGTTTGTACCTGAATCCAGTACGACATTACAAAAACTGACTTCATGGTTGACTGGTAAAAGACCAGAGTACGTGGACGCGCGGTTATTAGCCAGGGGCGATGGCAGGGAAG tgACTAGAGTTAGAAGTCAAGGATGTGTTTGGATACAATTTAATGTTGTGTTCAAAGACTTTCATCATTATGGATTTGAGAACGATAATAACAGTTAA